A window of the Caldalkalibacillus salinus genome harbors these coding sequences:
- the xseB gene encoding exodeoxyribonuclease VII small subunit, with protein MSEQDAVNTNNVNVDDSENSQSNVGQTEKSFEEEMAQLEHIVQQLETGEVPLEKAIELFQEGMSLSKNCHQKLEKVEKQVHVLLEEDGQLTKRELKLEEDR; from the coding sequence ATGAGTGAACAAGACGCAGTCAATACGAACAACGTTAACGTTGATGATAGCGAAAACAGTCAAAGCAATGTAGGGCAGACGGAAAAATCGTTTGAGGAAGAGATGGCACAATTAGAACACATTGTCCAACAGCTAGAAACGGGAGAAGTCCCTTTAGAAAAAGCAATCGAACTTTTCCAGGAAGGGATGTCCCTATCTAAAAACTGTCATCAAAAGCTAGAAAAAGTTGAAAAGCAAGTTCACGTCTTGCTAGAAGAGGATGGACAGTTAACAAAGCGTGAACTTAAGCTAGAGGAGGACCGATAG
- the xseA gene encoding exodeoxyribonuclease VII large subunit yields MDQQHILTVRELTHQVKHLIERESSLRNVWVRAEISNFTHHSRGHMYFTLKDEYSRVRTVMFAGHNRYLKFMPQNGMKVLVRGEVNVYERDGQYQLLAKEMQPDGIGALYQAYEQLKQKLEQRGWFDENKKKPIPKFPKRIGVITSKTGAAIRDILITITRRFPIAEIVIFPVNVQGEYAPKSIADAIGRAQTTGQLDVLIVGRGGGSIEELWAFNEEIVATAIHHSHVPVISAVGHETDFTIADFVADLRAPTPTAAAELAVPVLTELREKVQQARTSLKRSLMLSLEQKRQRLEAIGNRYAFRYPQRLIQEKEQELDHKIMRLEQAIRQQQLSKQLQLQHSKRALIQMNPQAQLKQAARDHIRLRQQLEKEMERHLIRKREQLNWQLSKLEAYSPLKIMTKGYSLIYNQSKETLYRSVKDIEEGQKVKVRMQDGELDCQVRDKKEVSQHE; encoded by the coding sequence TTGGATCAGCAACATATCTTAACCGTTCGTGAGTTAACCCATCAAGTCAAACATCTCATTGAACGTGAATCGTCCTTAAGGAATGTGTGGGTCAGAGCGGAAATATCTAATTTTACCCACCATAGTCGAGGCCATATGTACTTTACATTAAAAGACGAATATTCCAGAGTCAGAACGGTTATGTTTGCAGGGCATAACCGTTATTTGAAATTCATGCCTCAAAACGGGATGAAAGTGCTTGTCCGTGGCGAAGTGAATGTCTACGAACGTGACGGACAATACCAATTGTTGGCCAAAGAGATGCAACCAGATGGTATCGGTGCTTTGTACCAAGCATACGAACAGTTAAAGCAAAAATTAGAACAACGGGGTTGGTTTGACGAAAATAAGAAGAAACCTATCCCCAAGTTTCCTAAACGAATCGGTGTGATTACTTCAAAAACGGGGGCAGCCATCCGAGATATCTTAATCACAATCACACGTCGTTTTCCTATCGCTGAGATTGTGATATTTCCAGTTAACGTCCAAGGAGAGTATGCGCCAAAGTCCATAGCGGATGCCATTGGACGAGCCCAAACAACGGGCCAACTCGATGTTCTGATCGTTGGTAGAGGCGGTGGGTCAATTGAAGAGTTATGGGCTTTTAATGAGGAAATCGTGGCCACTGCCATCCATCATTCTCACGTTCCAGTCATTTCAGCCGTAGGACATGAAACGGATTTTACGATCGCTGATTTTGTAGCGGACCTCAGAGCCCCTACACCCACCGCTGCTGCAGAGCTAGCGGTCCCAGTTTTGACAGAATTAAGAGAAAAGGTACAACAAGCGCGTACAAGCCTGAAAAGATCGTTAATGCTTTCTCTAGAGCAAAAGCGCCAACGACTTGAGGCGATTGGCAACCGTTACGCCTTTCGTTACCCACAGCGTCTCATACAGGAGAAAGAACAAGAACTTGATCATAAGATCATGCGATTAGAACAGGCGATACGCCAACAGCAATTGAGTAAACAACTTCAATTACAACACTCAAAACGAGCTTTAATACAGATGAATCCTCAAGCGCAATTAAAGCAAGCGGCAAGGGATCATATTAGATTGAGACAGCAGTTGGAGAAAGAGATGGAACGACACCTTATTAGAAAACGGGAGCAACTCAACTGGCAACTGTCTAAACTTGAGGCGTACAGCCCGCTTAAGATTATGACAAAAGGGTACTCCTTAATATATAATCAGAGTAAGGAAACGTTGTATCGATCAGTCAAAGACATTGAGGAGGGACAGAAGGTTAAGGTCCGCATGCAAGATGGCGAACTCGATTGTCAGGTTCGTGATAAAAAGGAGGTTAGCCAACATGAGTGA
- a CDS encoding polyprenyl synthetase family protein, with protein MAASLQVFMKEQQQMLDEALKESVERIQAPADLVDSMKYSLLAGGKRIRPIFLLATLSVLGVDLNKGKEAACAVEMIHTYSLIHDDLPAMDDDDYRRGQLTNHKVYGEGMAILAGDGLLTHAFHVLTNPSHDVKPHIIVDMVNELSRYAGPAGMVGGQVADIQGEEKSLTPEELRYIHEHKTADLIVCAVRLGAILAETSQEKRDDLTQFARHIGLAFQIQDDILDEVGDEKKLGKQVGSDRENKKTTYVSLYGLEQARAFVASHIKQAQDLLTRIEPQSDILFELSEFMVARES; from the coding sequence GTGGCGGCTTCGTTGCAGGTGTTTATGAAGGAACAGCAGCAAATGCTAGATGAGGCGCTAAAAGAAAGTGTAGAGCGGATTCAGGCGCCTGCAGACCTCGTCGATAGTATGAAGTATTCCCTTTTAGCAGGGGGCAAGCGCATACGCCCTATTTTTCTCTTGGCCACTCTTAGTGTGTTAGGTGTAGATCTCAATAAGGGAAAAGAGGCCGCTTGTGCGGTTGAAATGATTCATACATATTCTTTAATTCATGATGACCTGCCCGCTATGGACGATGATGACTATCGACGTGGTCAGCTAACGAACCACAAAGTCTATGGTGAAGGGATGGCTATTCTAGCTGGAGATGGGTTGCTGACCCATGCTTTTCACGTTTTGACCAATCCGAGTCACGATGTGAAACCCCACATTATCGTAGATATGGTGAATGAATTATCACGGTACGCTGGGCCAGCAGGAATGGTGGGTGGACAAGTCGCTGATATCCAAGGAGAAGAGAAGTCGCTTACGCCTGAAGAACTAAGATATATACACGAGCATAAAACGGCTGATTTAATCGTATGTGCCGTTCGACTCGGTGCAATACTGGCCGAGACCTCGCAGGAAAAAAGAGATGATTTGACGCAATTTGCTCGCCACATTGGTCTAGCCTTTCAAATTCAAGATGATATTCTAGATGAAGTAGGGGATGAAAAAAAACTGGGTAAACAGGTAGGGAGCGACAGGGAGAATAAGAAGACGACATACGTCTCCTTATATGGCCTAGAACAGGCAAGGGCATTTGTTGCCTCACATATTAAACAAGCACAGGACTTACTCACACGTATTGAACCACAATCGGACATACTGTTTGAATTATCAGAGTTTATGGTCGCTCGTGAGTCTTAG
- the folD gene encoding bifunctional methylenetetrahydrofolate dehydrogenase/methenyltetrahydrofolate cyclohydrolase FolD, whose product MTATIISGKELAQTFHEDIAQEVQRLRKNNVQPGLAVILVGEHPASVSYVKAKIKDCEKVGIHSTAIRLGERTTESELLAHIDKLNHDPQIHGILVQLPLPDHISEEKVINAIVPEKDVDGFHPVNVGNMVIGDECFLPCTPHGIVKMIKSTGTDLQGKHVVVVGRSNIVGKPVSLLMLQEHATVTICHSRTQKLTDITKQADVLIVAVGREEFVGKEHVAPGTIVIDVGVNRNHEGRLVGDVRFDELKEIASFITPVPGGVGPMTRTMLLYNTLESAKRHQAVTHTG is encoded by the coding sequence TTGACAGCAACAATTATAAGTGGAAAAGAACTAGCCCAGACATTTCATGAGGATATAGCGCAGGAAGTACAGAGATTGAGGAAAAATAATGTGCAGCCAGGTTTGGCCGTTATACTGGTTGGAGAACATCCTGCATCCGTATCCTACGTGAAGGCCAAGATAAAAGATTGTGAAAAAGTAGGGATCCATTCAACAGCGATACGCTTAGGAGAGAGAACGACAGAAAGTGAACTACTTGCTCACATCGATAAGCTTAATCATGATCCACAAATACACGGTATTCTCGTGCAACTTCCTCTACCGGACCACATCTCGGAGGAGAAAGTGATAAATGCCATCGTTCCAGAGAAAGACGTGGATGGTTTTCATCCGGTTAATGTCGGCAATATGGTGATTGGCGATGAATGTTTTCTGCCTTGTACCCCGCACGGAATTGTAAAAATGATTAAATCAACAGGCACAGATTTGCAAGGGAAACATGTGGTCGTAGTCGGCCGCAGTAATATCGTGGGCAAACCCGTATCGTTATTAATGTTGCAAGAACATGCAACGGTCACCATTTGTCACTCTCGGACACAAAAGCTAACTGACATCACTAAGCAAGCGGATGTGTTGATTGTAGCGGTGGGCAGAGAAGAGTTTGTAGGAAAAGAACACGTGGCACCCGGCACGATTGTAATTGATGTCGGTGTCAATCGTAATCATGAAGGCCGTTTAGTTGGGGACGTACGTTTTGACGAGTTAAAAGAAATCGCAAGCTTCATCACACCTGTACCAGGGGGCGTAGGTCCAATGACAAGAACAATGCTTTTATATAACACGTTAGAGTCTGCCAAAAGACACCAAGCTGTCACACACACAGGTTAA